In Chelonoidis abingdonii isolate Lonesome George chromosome 9, CheloAbing_2.0, whole genome shotgun sequence, the genomic window TGCTCTGCTGTGCTTCTTGTACTGTCAACCCAGGCAACGTCGCTGGGGCTCTGCAGCGCCTCGCTAGACGGATTTAGCTTTCCAAATCCGCATCGCCCTCGCTCATAGCCACGCTGCCCACCAATCGGATTTCCCCTCGGTGACAGCGCTTGCCCATcagctggatgctgcagggagccGTGCCCCCGCGCGCTCTCTCGCGGACGCTGTCAGGATGCACAGCCCCAGTCTCAGGTGGGGCTCCATGGGCTCCTCTGTGAGGCAGAGTTTTCTCGTAGGACGGGCCGGGCTTCTCACGGGGCGCGGAAGGGGGGGTTCCCCGGTGCTGCAGATTTCACAAGGCTGCGCGAGGAGCTTCTCCCGGCGCCCGCTTCTCCCTGCTCTGCGAGCCCGCACCTCACCCGCCCGCTCTCCCAGCCCCACCgctcctttcccccagccctcctctcatctctgccccccactcccctgcccctccaccccacgccctccctcctcctcctcctccgcctcgCTCCCCTTCTCCCGCACGCTCCACAAGTGCCGCTCACTTCGCTCGCTCGCGGGGAGCTGCCGGGCTGGGGAGCGCCAGGAGCAGGGGGCGGCTCGGCgcccagctccttcccctgcccctgcccgcgCGGACCAGGCTGCTGCAGGTGCCCGCGGGCTGAGCGAGCGCGTGGCCCCCCGCCCGGCCGAGCCCCTGGATGTTCGGCTCCTGGCGCagcgcagcagccagcagctcgagcggcggcggcggcggcattGCAGCGGCcgggctgggaggcaggatgaAGGGCTTCCTCCGGCTGGCCCTCGGGTGCTTGGTGGCGGACCTGCTCACGCTGGTGTGCCGGGCGCAGGAGAAAGCCGGACAGCACCTGGGCAGCATCGTGGTGCTCTCCGGGGGGAACCACTCCGGCTTTGGGGAGCACGGAGACGCCTCGGAGCCGCCTCCGACCCCGGACTTCTGCCGGGGCTACTTCGACGTGATGGGCCAGTGGGACCCGCCGTTCAACTGCAGCTCGGGGGAGTTCGTCTTCTGCTGCGGCACTTGTGGCTTCAGGTTCTGCTGTAAGTTCAAGAAGACCCGGCTGGATCAAAACACCTGCACGAACTACGAGACGCCGGTGTGGATGAACACGGGGAAGCCTCCTGCCCGCATCGACGACCCCCTGCACGACCCCACCAGGGATAAAACCAACCTCATCGTCTACATCATCTGCGGGGTGGTGGCGGTCATGGTGCTGGTGGGGATCTTCAccaagctggggctggagaaggcGCACAGACCGCAGCGGGAGCACATGTCCAGGTAAGACGCCGCGCCAGGCAGCggggacccctccccccacccggaGACTGTACCGGAGCCCATGTGTTCCTGCTAAGCAAACAACTCCCGCCAGCCAGGCTGCGCTGCAGGGAGAGACTAGACACACCAACTttggagagcagggctgcaccCCAGCCCCGGCTTCTGCCTCACACGGCCGGGAGCACCAGACAGCATTACTAACCCGTTTTTAACCTGCAGTGttcgcccccctcccctgcaagagCCAATAACTGTTTTTGGAAATATTGtctcaaaacaaaaaagcccaagTCTAGCCACAAAGGCGGGGCTTGAATCAGCCTCCAGGAGGGCTGTTGGGTTCCCCCTGCCAAGCCCCGACAAGGTTTTTATCGCTCAGCTGAAGGATGTAAACAaatcccatccctccctccctctcccactgcaaAATGGTGTTGACAGGactttccctcccccagcccctgaaaGTGTGAGAGCTCTTTGTCCTGAAAATGAGGTTGGGGGGTAGAGAGGGAGAGACTAAAAGGGACCTATTGTAGAAGGATTCTAACGTTTAATGTAACCAAGCTGCCTGCATATCAAGCCTCCCCCCCCGTTGCTACAGAGGCAAAATGTAACCAAATATGGAACATAAAAGTCTTTGTCGTGTGTCTGTTACACTCTGTGTGTCCACAGTGCAATGGCTGGGTTACATCAAAGAGAACTTCCCCTACTTAGAGTGAGGCATGCTGTGtacttccctgctccagggactgGCTGCCTGCTGGTGGGTAGGCAGGTGGGCAGCTCAGGACACAGCCCAATTGCTTTAACATCATACTCCAGCATCCAGATTGTCACAGCACTTTAGAATCAAGGGGTAACATATTTGTCCAGTTTTCAGTCTGTCTGATTCATTATGCTAATCCCAGACACAGGAAAGTAAAACAGATGGGGAAAGacatttgcagattttttttttaaaaggcaaatagCTCCATTAAAGAGTCTAAATTGATTCCAGCATCTTGGTCAACTTTGGAAATGAAATACAATTGCAAGGACACCTTCTAATGGACATGCAGTGTGGCAGAAGGTTTTCTATCTCCCTGACTGGTGGTCAATAGAAATGGAGTAATTCACAGTCAGAGCTTTAAAGCTTGGCTCAGGAGTCACCCTCGGGAAGATTGTTCAAGAGATCGACAACAACTTGAGCCTTATTTCTTGTCCAAGTTTCTGTATTGCTTTGTGATTAACAGCCTCCCCTGAAATGAACAGAGAAGCCACCAAAAATAGTGCTGCGAATGCACCACCAGTTCACTAGCAATTATTTGCTATTTATATACTGGCTGATATGGATTCATCTTTACTACTGAGGAACAAAGCAGACTGTAGAATTTTTAGTCAGCTCAACACTATGAGTCTGTGATAATTCTGGGGAGACTGGATTTGTTAAGCAGGGTATAAATAGTAAGACATTTTGAGAATCCTGACCCACTAAATTGATAAAAAGAATACATGAATCCTGAAAAAAATTGTACACCGTACCCTGTATCTGTTAGCCAAAGCTTTGGTAAAATAGCTTTATTCCCATCTGCCTCATTCCATTTCTGTAGTGTCTACatgcaggtaaaacagcaggTGAATTTAGACACTTCATttgcaaaaaaaaccacccaaacaaccaaacacctgacagagagAAGATGAAAACAGTGCATCCATCTCTGTTCAGCTCTGGTTAGATCAGTCAGTCACATTTCCAGTAGTAGaaatatttggtttaaaaaaacctctaaaaGGATATAGCTGTTTTCTCTCTATCAGATACAGGTATGAAAAGTTCTGAAATGATATTTCTATCCCTAAGCCTATGGATACAGAATTATAGGGGATGGAATATCATTCTAAGTCCCTTCAGACCTGTATATAGATTAGCTTGCTGAATTGGGACTCAGAAAGGACAGCTGTTGCCTTGATTAATTAATATTGTTCAAACTCATGTACTTTTTTATTCATAGATCTCTTAAGGTAGGATTATTTCAGAGGTTGTAGGAACCTACAAGAGTCAGGATGGTAAACAGACGCCCACTCAGTACACACAATGGATATTCCACAGCTGTTAGGGATTTGCTACAACTTTTTCAAAAGTTCTCATCACAAACATACACGGTGGGATTTTTGAAACCATCTAGGGAATCTGGAATTTAATTTTTCACCCAgtagctgagattttcagaggctaTCTAAGGGAACTAGAATCCCAGTTCCCTTTAAAATGAATGGCAATCTCCCTGTCCTCAGGCAGTTTAACCAAAGCACCATATCCTGACTTGTTTCAGAATTCTGGGGGAGAAATAAGGGGGGCAGAGCTCTGCACAAAGTTTTACGATATAAACATAAGTACTTGCTAAAAAACGTTTCATAATAACAGTAAGTAAGACGTTATATATCCTATCTAGACAGCTACCTTCTTATATGGCAGCAATCCCCATGAGGTCTGTAAGAAATGAACATGGCTTCCTATGCTCTGCCTACATGCaatctcattttttaaatcatgtaaaTTATAAAGTCCTGGTCATGAGTGAGTTAGTTAGGCCATGTTGAAATGATGGACTTGATGTTACAAATCCTGGTTAAAGATTTTACCCCACTATTTTTCATTACAGTTGTTTGCTTGGTTTTCAGTGCTGTCCATTTTGGCTGGTAGTGAGAAGCACACAGAAGCTGACTTGCTTTTTTATTACCTCATTTGACAGTGTCTCATCTCCCAGGCCAGGCTGAGAATATAGCTAACAAGGAGGGACACTACTGCTTTAGCTTCCTTAACTAGCTAATGGATACCTGAAACACTTGAATCCTTTAACTTTACAAACAGATTCACTTAAAGAAAGAGGCATTACTTACCGGAAATATAACACACAATATACTGGTGTACCTATTTTATTACTAATGACCATAACATGCAAAGCTTTATTTTTAGTCATATTACATTGCTGAAAGCTATTTTTAATCTGGAATTTTGTATATGCATGTAGGGAATAAGAATGTTGTCTAATTTAGGGCTAGACTGTGTCATTCTTACTCATCTTGTGGAGTACTTTTTTATGCAGACAGTCCATAGATCTGCTAGCCAAGTAACGTACTTAAGAGTGTCACAACCTGGGAATTAGAATTATCAGATATAGTTTCTTTTACCATACACTGCATTCTCCTTGCTGCTACGTGAAGACATTTGTTTTGACATTAAATGGCCATTTTGAAGttttataaattatttgtcaGTTAAAATGCATAAAAAACGTTGACAAGGAAAACAGATTTATTCACCAAACTAATTCATACCTTTTTAGGGATGCTGGGTATTTCCTGTAGTTTAGACAAACAAGGCAAAGTGTGACCCTtgttacattttaatatattattctCTTTAGATTGTGGCGCCGGGTGAAGGTGGAAGAAGATAAGGGAAGTGGGAGAAGGATGGCTCATGATATGCTTTCCATAAGATTCTAAAGTATCATGTATTCCTAATTCCTAATGCTACCTCTTGGTCTTCTTTAGGTAAATTTGTTCAAAGTTAAGAGAATTAAAGTGTTTTCTTTATCCATAGGCAAAGAAAGAGAACTAGTGTCCAAGAAAGAGGTGTGTCCAAGAGAGCATTAATTCTCCCTCTGAATCTTCTATCTCCTATGAGAAGTAGTAAAGTAGAGGTAGATGTCGTGGTGGTGGGAAGACTTATGGTAGGGTATCCTCTCTTCTGAGGGAGCTTTGTTGCCAGgtgagatggggaaactgggtaGCAGTGGAGAGGGGGTCTGTTGTTGCCCTAGGATGCAGTTGGTGTTCATTAGAGCACTAGGCTCAACAGGATTTCTAGGCTGTAAAGCTGCATCCTTTTACTGCCAGTTCAAGTAGAGAAACATTTCCCTTGAGGGGTGAATAGGAAAGGAACCCCAAAAAGTGATCCTTGCAGAGTTTTCAATAGACTTTACCTCTCCTCCACAGAAGGGattgtttttgtaaataaaaacgCAGCCTCATGTACTGCCCCACTTCACATGGGAGATGTGCACATAAATCAAGAGCAGTAAAGGGCCTAAAGGCCAAAGTCTGCAATCAGATCTGCAACATTATAGCTCCTGTTTTTGTTATAACTTGTATGTTTTTGATAGTTTGAAAGCTGCCTCCTGAATATTTTATGAACCACCTGAATTTTCCCACCCTCCGGAATGTGCTGATTTTCCAAAAGGAGTGTGCTTGGGGACAAAAATAGTCTAGATTGCCAAAATGCTGAAATCCTTTGTGTGAAATTATTTCCCAGATTGGCTTTGAGCCACTTTTGGAAGCAAAAAAATGACAACTAACCTTTCATGAAATCACATCTGTATGCACCTCTTCAAGCTTGTAGCCATAAGGGAATTGCCTGGCTAGGTATGTTTTATAACTTCTTAAAACAGCATTATAGATCCAGAGAGCAAAATCTTACAATAAGAGATATCCTGAAGATTTGTGACACTCTTTAATAGCTTTGGACTGATCTGATAGGTCAAAGACATTGTTCCATATATGTATGATTTCCATCATTATCAGTGTAGGGGACAGACAACGTCTCTGATTTGAAGATTATCATCTCATCCTGTAATATGTATTTTCTTAAATTCATTAAATGTGAGTCATATTTATAGTGCCAATATAAGTCTCTTATTTAATTTCCCAGTGAGAACTTTAATGACACCTTCTTCAGATATTTATAACATAGTATCATTCTGCCATTCTGTATTGTACCTCAATAGAGTTACAATACAGAAGCAAAGTCAGCAAGTGAAAAACTATATATGGGTAAAGAGTAAAGATATGGTCATATTTACTCAGGTTAGCCAAATGCATGGAGGGAGAAGCCCTACCCAACAACCTGTTGTATCTACATACAGTTTCAGAAAAACAAGCACCCTGTACCAAGTAATTTATGTTGTCAGTGTGGTACATAAACATACActaacttttaaaattacatgAGTAAATCCTCAAAAGGGTAGAATGTGACTCGTAAACTATAATATTAATTAAGACAATAATATATCATGTATGTTTGATctcctatatatatatagggtgaccagacagcaagtgtgaaaaattgggacgggggtaggtaataggagtctatataagaaaaagaccccaaaatcaggactgtctcaataaaatcaggacatctggtcactctatctctatatattttttcttgaGTTCTATGAAGTACTGAGCATTCTTAATTTTCATTGATATAAATGACAGATAAGAGTGTGCAGTATCTTGCATGAGATGTTCAGCTCCTTGAAAGATCAAGGCCTTTACTTGTATACTACAATACAAATTGAGGTAATGTTTAGTTGAAAAAACGGCGAAAGACACTTTGCAGATAAAGAGGTTTCTTTCTTTTATCCTGGTTTTTGGCATTCTTAATGCCTGGTTGAATATTCAGTAATTAGCAAACAAGCGCATATTTTTGAATTAGTATTAGACAATCAAAATGTGCCCAGGTTTTCTAAAGTTtggattttaaaagcaatttaaaataatagGAGTCGGATACCTAACTCCCTGAACCCCCTTTGAAATGGTGAAGACTTCATTGGTATTTTCAAACACAGGGAACAGTTAATCTGGTAGCATGTGGGATGTTATTTAGAGTATATAACTAATAATATTTACAGTAAcattaaagacaatgaaaaggcCATCTCTAAAAGCCTGGTCTCCTAGACTTGGGAAATACTAATCTCTGCATTATGAGATTATACCATTTTAACTCCCAGAATGAAGGTGAGATCTGTCATTTGCATTTCTTCCTTTTCCAAAAATGTGTCCAGCTGCCTCTTGAATTAAATCTATAATGCTGACATAAACAATTTGTGTTGTATAAACAAATTCTGCATACATTTATTAGATAGGAGTGCTCTCCCAGCTTCAGTCCGTAActtgttttcaaactgtggtttgTGATATAATCCTTTCCTTTTAGGATCATATTGTACATACCCCTATGAGATCTCTGCTAGTGGCCTTTTTCTCAGCTATGTAAGCCAGCTCTGCTACTCCTGCTGTATAACATATTGAAATGTTGCCTCAgttctttaaataattttggtTACCTTCTAACTTTTACAGTATCATCAGGTGTAACACAATCAGAATTGTACCTCACATTCTAATAGCATAAACATTTCCACAAACATGAGGGAACATATTGTATATCTTATGTGCACCAAAGTTTGTATCTGCATTTTGATAGCAAGATCCAGGTCAAGATTTCTCTATCTGTAACCCACACATTTATATGGAGTTACTGTTCAATATTTCAATATAGCACATAACAACTAGGAAAATAACTCCTGTCACACTGGTTCAGTGGAAGagctgtactgtatttgcctcgACTTTCATTagtgaatgtatttatttattagtttatAAACCAGATGCAGTATCTAGGATACTGTATGTAATTTTACacaaaattaaactaaactggGCATAGTGCCTAGTAAGAACATCCATTCTCTAAAAATGGATTAAACAATCCAAATCTGGTGGAAAAGGAGGCAAACAACGGTCAGTGAGGTACAGAACTGAAAACGAACCCTGAAGACATTAATAACACATGCCATATCATTCCTTTGCCTAAGGCCAGGGCTTTTGCAGGGGGCCAATTATTTTCTATGGCACAGTAATGGATCAGCTACTTATATAGTATACATGTAGTGCCagtcctgctcctactgaagtcagtgtcaaaactctctttgatgtcaatgggagcaggagcaggcccctaTTAAACTGTGACTCTGCAGTACATACGTTGTAATGTACAATATCGAGAACTAAAAGGACCAGAGTACATTGCAACTGCATTATAGATTTTGCAGCAGATTTATTCTAATTGAGTTTAATTTTTGTTCTTCAGGGCTCTTGCTGATGTTATGCGACCTCAAGGTCCTTGCACAACAGATCACATGGAAAGAGACCTAAACATTGTAGTTCATGTGCAACATTATGAAAACATGGAGACAAGGCCACCTGCAAATAATTTGCGTAAGTTGCATTATATTTTATCACTGTTTTGCCATGTGAGTGAATGAGATGATTATGATCAAAGGAGATAGGACATGGGTTCTTGTAACTCAGAAATTATTCCTTATAATGCCTTATTATTGAATTAGATTACATCAAGTACTTTACATTGTCAGAATGGCATTTTCAACTGAAATAAGTTAAATTATTGCATTTATTTGGGATTAGTTTTGGTGGTTGGCTGCCATTTATTTCATATCTTTGTCTCttatttaaaaaggcattttcaTTCAGTTCTCAGATTATGACCTATTCACTGTTTCAGTATACTTGACAGAGAATACAAAAGTAGCCAAGTTTACAGTAAGACTTACAGGATGTTTAAAAAGGCTGTAAAGtccaaaaagaaaatgttctgtgtaGGTATTTATACCACTCATACAACCGTAACATCTAAACACCTTCCAGAAATGCAGTAAACAGTGACAGGCATTTGTCACgtgtctctttccctcccttcctccctttttCTGTCTCCAAAGAGATAATATGGGGAGGATTGttttattctattctattttatttttaatatatattatgtattcatttattttatatcagCTGTGCTATGTGCTTGTATTATTGAAAGCAATGTCAAAAAAGTGCACCTCACATTTGGTATGGAATGTGGCAAGGCTTCAGGCGGCTCTTAGATCCTGTGCAAGCTTGTTCCACAGTCTTGGACAAACCCCTAAGAAAGCTCTTTCTCCTGCACAGATTAACTTTCCCTTTCTGCTGGGCAgctttctgtatgtgtgtatatattcaaATTCAAGGTGTTTGTGAAAGAAAATAGCATAATTCAGAATAGCAGGCTACAAATGGAAAATTTCTTTCTGTGTTGTCTATCTGCAATGTGCATTCTACTGCAAAACTATTATGGATTTATTTCTTGATGTGTTTTAAGTATATTTAAATCGCCAGCCAATTTTTCTTTCATATGTCTTTCTACAACTATATAGAGCTGACAGTTTCAACATCTCTGACCATGAAAATAGGTTTTGCTAGGCTCATATTGTACAATTGTGTTGAAGCTATATCATACCATCTGCTGGTAAAACCAGCGAGGGGTGGAGGGTCAGAGAACCCAGATAAATAACTGCATTTCTCATAAATACCACTCTTTGGGGTGGTGGTGAAGGCTAGATTTGATTTTCCCCTTCTGTGGATACCAGGTATTAAGAGAGAGCAAAAACTCCAACTTATAGTGAAGCTATTATGTACAGTGAAGCCTGGCCTCCTATTATAATCTGGATGCCCCATTGAGAAGGGAAAGCCCAGAGCCGTACAGAAGCACCTAATTTCCGCCTTCCCCCCCATCGACGTTCACTCAAAAATACACCTGCTCCCAAAGGGAATTTACACTCTGGTCCCAATCAAAAGAGCCTTAACTGCATGGAGCACATATTAACTTTCAAAGGTTTGATGTAAAGATGGGAGTGTGTGGTGTAGCCACTGCATCTATCCATGTACTCCCATATACCAATTCTATGCTTAcgtctgggggaattctgtgccaaaaaataaaaaattcagtgcacaagattttaaaattctgcaaatgttatttgtcaaaataccactatataatcacaccagtttcaattattttggtaatttatttaaaaatacttgccAGCAAGTCACACAAAATTTCCCGAGgggtagagagttaaagaaatccctgtgacaacccagttcctgtttctcttccccctccccaccttgagACCAGGGGGGGGCCAGAcactcacacccctcccccccagagcccagcctggaGGCGAGACACTCACACCCCCAACtcctcagagcccagccacagccccctcagcccagacactcacatccCCTAGTCTCCAGAggccagggatccagagggatgctgggtcctgggcttgacggagtttcctgcatgccaccacctccttccttcagggcatgctgggaactgcagctgctgggaaccctctAGTTCTCTCCCTGAGTCTTGTCTTCTATTTGCgagctgggctctggtgggtccagtggcccctagtggcagccaACATCTCTgtagcccatttctgtggggaaaaaagggaattctgcatgcacaacattaatttctgcaaaattctgaattgcacagtggcgcagaattcccccaagagtataTGCTGTTTGGTCTTCTCTGAATAAAAAGAGAGGCAAATCCTTCCTATGATCAGGTTTTCAAGCAGGGAAGGTGCATAGTGGTAAAGCAATTAGGTGCAACCCCATTCATCCCCatatgttaaaataatgttaaggaTCTAGGTTACAGATGAAAGCCAGGAAATGCACAACTTCTTATTTCATTGCTCATTTCTGGGTATTTCAGAAATCTTCACACTGGGCATTTAACAGACAGTACCTTATATACTGCGCTATATAAGCACAACACAGCAGATCTTTATTAACCTCATTGTATTTCTTAGATTTATCAATTTTAGGAACCAGGTTTAACTCAATGAGAGTATGTTGACAGAACCAGGGTCTGAGTTAGTTTTGTAAAGGTACCTTAGACTTTTTGGTGCAAATCCTCAACTGATTTAAGATACCATCGGCCCATCTgacaatttacacaagctgaggatctgcccctttgtatttcattttcttttcttttcatgttaacaaggaaatggaaatgaaatcTGGAACGTGTGTAGACATTGGCATGGTATTCCTGTCAGGTTTATCACAGAGTTacataaacaattttaaacatgtttattgtagaactgataaatcaTCATTGCTTTTGTGCCATTATAATCAGTCACGAAAATACATACTTAGACAAAATGGGATTAAGCCACTCAACAGAATTAACTGGTGCTTTAGAAGCTATTACATTCTATCGAGTGCATATGTAGGGTACAGAGTGAAATcctttatgaaaaatatttatgtGAAATTAGCAGAAGTCAGTTTTCTACATCAAATATTTTAGCAATTTGAAGTGTTGATGGTGGAGTTATGAAAAACTAGAAAATTTGGCAGCACAATCACTAACCTGTAACAGTATGGCATTACCCAGTGCTAATGTTAAAGAAAAGAGcaaccttttaaaatatgtttttgcaaGCAAATAAATCTGATCCTTGGGTATGGTTCATAGGTGTAGCACAAGTTACTACATATGCAGAGCAGATGAAGTGGTACAAAATTACTGCATCAACTGATGGCTATTATAATAGTAGTTCTTTCAGGTTACAACCTTCAGGAACACCTCAAACTGAGACTGAAAATTTCTGTCACAAGTTCCTTGAAATCATCCCTCTTGTATTGTTCCATGATGCAAGAAAGCAGGGGGTAGTTTCATAGCCACTGTGTACTTTTCattgaatattttttcaaatgtattaaagattaatttttaaaagcaaagtatTATTCAAGCGTGTTCTAATTTGAGCGATTATTCATTTGCTCTTTCTGATCTCTTGAAATGCCACTTTGCTGATGCTGCCAAACCATACTGAAGCTGTTTCAGAAAGAAGAACTCTATCAAAATGAAATACCTTGCATGAACTCTGACATTGAAAAAGACTGTGCTTAAGTCTCTAGACTACTTTTTACTAAAGAAAAGGGATTTTCTAAGCAGCCTTCAGTTAGCTTTGCTACTTGCCAAGATTAGGAATCCAACAAAAAGCTAAAATCCTTCAGaataagtgcaaaatatttccaTGTCTCTGCAGCCCAATGGATTGTAACTTACTTGGTTTGCCATTCTTCCTTTTCTGAATATCAATGTTGGTGGATCTGGAGAAGGACAGACTTTTGTCCTGTGCATATCTGaatgcagagaagctaaatacTCTCTGCTTAATTCTTCTTGGACCATTATTGGTTGTTACTGTCCATATTTCTCTTCTAGTAATGTGCTTTATTTTGGATTAAAGCCAAAACAGCTTCCTACATTTTCCTTCTTCAACTTGCATTACCATTGAATAGTGCATTGACAGTagaatgaccagatgtcccat contains:
- the SHISA9 gene encoding LOW QUALITY PROTEIN: protein shisa-9 (The sequence of the model RefSeq protein was modified relative to this genomic sequence to represent the inferred CDS: inserted 3 bases in 2 codons; deleted 1 base in 1 codon), coding for MGSSVRQSFLVGRAGLLTGRGRGGSPVLQISQGCARSFSRRPLLPALRARTSPARSPXPHRSFPPALLSSLPPTPLPLHPTPSLLLLLRLAPLLPHAPQVPLTSLAXAGSCRAGERQEQGAARRPAPSPAPARADQAAAGARGLSERVAPARPSPWMFGSWRSAAASSSSGGGGGIAAAGLGGRMKGFLRLALGCLVADLLTLVCRAQEKAGQHLGSIVVLSGGNHSGFGEHGDASEPPPTPDFCRGYFDVMGQWDPPFNCSSGEFVFCCGTCGFRFCCKFKKTRLDQNTCTNYETPVWMNTGKPPARIDDPLHDPTRDKTNLIVYIICGVVAVMVLVGIFTKLGLEKAHRPQREHMSRALADVMRPQGPCTTDHMERDLNIVVHVQHYENMETRPPANNLHGPQMNNVVPTSPLLPQMAHPHSYPSIGQITNPYEQQPPGKELNKYASLKAVGGYDGDFPVMTLKSKADKVNDDFYSKRRHLAELAAKGSLPLHPVRREEDRTYPPDNGTTRQNGQKSKVSKMHTHPLAYNSNFKTWDPSVQSLRRQTYANKGKHGTGELAASDPLTTRSQHYLPPQPYFITNSKTEVTV